A window of Hymenobacter aerilatus contains these coding sequences:
- a CDS encoding ATP-binding protein, translating into MAALPDPSAIQPLLEALTFSPDNLPLRKHVAGLLVQAQRLPEAEELYRTGLRQAPTDTDLQLGLAEVYTGLHKTSAAFVVVEELLAGAPEHARAHLLHARLLAQTGQLEPAREAYATALHHNPTLEDAALAAQLRESATPVPAQGPRPTDTTPVVDEQALFAGLEKPKINFADVGGMEAVKEEIRLKIIHPLQFPDLYKAYGKATGGGLLLYGPPGCGKTHLARATAGEVQASFINVGINDILDMWLGNSEKNLHQLFQMARLQAPCVLFFDEVDALAANRHDLRQSAGRTVINQFLAELDGAVSANDGVLIMAATNAPWHLDAAFRRPGRFDRIVLVTPPDEAARQAVLEVMLRDKPLAANVQMATLAAKTAGFSGADLKALVDVAIETRLRESMKQGRPLPLEQADFLQAVGQVRPSTKEWFATAKNYALYSNEGGVYDDILTYLGIKKPRD; encoded by the coding sequence ATGGCTGCTTTACCCGATCCATCCGCTATCCAGCCGCTGCTAGAGGCGCTTACTTTCTCGCCCGATAATTTACCGCTTCGTAAGCACGTGGCCGGCCTGCTCGTGCAAGCTCAGCGCCTACCCGAAGCCGAAGAGTTGTACCGCACCGGCCTGCGCCAAGCCCCCACCGACACAGACTTGCAGTTGGGTCTGGCCGAAGTGTACACGGGGTTGCACAAGACCTCGGCGGCGTTTGTAGTGGTAGAGGAACTGCTAGCTGGCGCCCCCGAACACGCCCGCGCCCACTTGCTGCACGCGCGCTTGCTGGCCCAAACCGGCCAGCTAGAACCCGCCCGCGAGGCCTACGCAACCGCTCTGCACCACAACCCTACCCTGGAAGATGCTGCTCTCGCGGCTCAGCTGCGCGAGTCGGCTACGCCCGTGCCGGCACAAGGCCCACGCCCCACCGACACCACGCCGGTGGTAGACGAGCAGGCGCTGTTTGCAGGCCTCGAAAAGCCAAAAATTAACTTTGCCGATGTGGGCGGTATGGAAGCGGTGAAAGAGGAAATCCGTCTCAAGATCATTCACCCGCTGCAATTCCCGGACCTCTACAAAGCCTATGGCAAAGCCACTGGCGGCGGCCTGCTGCTGTACGGCCCACCCGGCTGCGGCAAAACCCACTTGGCCCGCGCCACGGCCGGCGAGGTGCAGGCGTCGTTTATCAACGTCGGCATCAATGATATTCTGGATATGTGGCTGGGCAACAGCGAAAAAAACTTGCACCAGCTATTCCAGATGGCCCGGTTGCAGGCGCCCTGCGTGTTATTTTTTGACGAGGTAGACGCCCTGGCCGCCAACCGCCACGATCTACGCCAGAGTGCGGGCCGCACCGTTATCAACCAGTTTTTGGCTGAGTTGGATGGGGCCGTCAGTGCCAACGACGGCGTGCTCATCATGGCTGCTACCAATGCGCCCTGGCACTTGGATGCTGCATTCCGTCGCCCTGGCCGCTTTGACCGCATTGTGCTGGTGACGCCTCCCGATGAGGCTGCTCGCCAAGCGGTGCTGGAGGTGATGCTGCGCGATAAGCCGCTGGCGGCCAATGTGCAGATGGCCACCCTAGCCGCCAAAACCGCTGGCTTCTCCGGCGCCGATTTGAAGGCGCTGGTCGATGTGGCTATTGAAACCCGGCTGCGCGAATCGATGAAGCAGGGTCGCCCCCTACCCCTGGAGCAGGCCGATTTCCTTCAGGCTGTTGGGCAGGTGCGCCCCAGCACCAAGGAGTGGTTTGCCACAGCCAAAAACTACGCGCTCTACTCCAACGAAGGCGGCGTGTACGATGATATCCTGACGTATCTGGGCATCAAGAAACCGCGCGACTAG
- a CDS encoding tetratricopeptide repeat protein, which translates to MRQEEEWFARAALLLQHHRPADAAQLAMHRLRQEPYDVQAHLTLTEALLRQRRLAEALEMSRTTIALAPEEPSAFFLLAQVQHLLSRYLAADEAIIQALRLRPDMVRYYALRSQILWFAGLYAAAIETAYAGLNLEPQHAGNLLWLGMGLNKLHDYTTADAVFTQLLVLAPSTAIVRLNVGSALLERQQAAAALPHLREALRLDPTLQVAHRLLQRATRDTRWWRRPVVWATAQKQEIQHHWRAPQLRSKLWAVCLVLCGLVLLLPLAGAWLLSAVLEWRHQQQERAPTPTDAWFYGGLLWGAVTIASAALLPSSLPLTWALVGGGLIFPLRNAWRRFREGDKRLPLGFMLLLSPGSCALYLLYGLLLNPDPATESRRFLAIFGLFLLIYQVFRPAKPYQQPEQA; encoded by the coding sequence ATGAGGCAGGAAGAAGAATGGTTTGCCCGGGCAGCGCTCCTGCTTCAACACCACCGCCCCGCCGATGCGGCACAACTCGCCATGCACCGGCTCCGGCAAGAGCCGTATGATGTGCAGGCTCATCTTACCCTCACGGAGGCCCTGCTACGGCAACGTCGACTGGCTGAAGCGTTGGAGATGAGCCGCACCACCATTGCGCTAGCCCCCGAGGAGCCCAGCGCGTTCTTCCTCCTGGCCCAGGTGCAACACTTGCTCAGCCGCTACCTGGCCGCCGACGAAGCCATCATTCAGGCCCTGCGCCTGCGGCCCGATATGGTGCGCTACTATGCGTTGCGAAGTCAGATTTTGTGGTTTGCGGGCTTGTATGCTGCGGCTATTGAGACGGCCTACGCAGGGCTGAACTTGGAGCCCCAGCACGCGGGCAACCTGCTGTGGCTGGGCATGGGCCTCAACAAGCTACACGACTATACCACCGCCGACGCCGTGTTTACGCAACTGCTGGTGCTGGCGCCCAGCACGGCCATTGTGCGGCTCAACGTGGGCTCAGCGCTTCTGGAACGGCAGCAGGCAGCCGCGGCCCTACCCCACCTGCGCGAAGCCCTGCGCCTCGACCCTACCCTGCAAGTGGCGCACCGCCTGTTGCAGCGTGCTACCCGCGATACGCGCTGGTGGCGGCGGCCCGTGGTGTGGGCTACCGCGCAAAAACAAGAGATTCAACATCACTGGCGAGCACCGCAATTGCGGAGCAAGCTGTGGGCCGTTTGCCTGGTGCTGTGTGGCCTCGTGCTGCTCCTACCGTTGGCCGGCGCGTGGCTGCTGAGCGCCGTGCTGGAATGGCGGCACCAGCAGCAGGAGCGTGCCCCTACCCCCACCGACGCTTGGTTTTATGGTGGGCTGCTGTGGGGAGCCGTTACCATTGCCAGCGCCGCCTTGTTGCCATCCTCTCTACCCCTTACCTGGGCGCTGGTAGGAGGCGGGCTGATTTTCCCGTTGCGCAATGCGTGGCGGCGCTTCCGCGAGGGCGACAAGCGCCTACCCTTAGGCTTTATGCTGTTGCTCTCGCCGGGCAGTTGTGCCTTGTACTTACTGTATGGTCTGTTGCTGAATCCTGACCCTGCGACCGAAAGCCGGCGTTTCTTGGCTATTTTTGGCCTTTTCCTGCTGATCTACCAAGTATTTCGGCCCGCTAAGCCATACCAGCAGCCAGAACAGGCTTAA
- a CDS encoding ammonium transporter, protein MSSPSTLRPSYTLFSLFALVAISLVVALVPMEHPAAAPDSLNGADVAWMLTATALVLIMTPGLSFFYGGMVRPKNIISTMLQSFVAMGVITVLFYLVGFSLAYGDSWHGLIGNPFTFMALRNVGTAPNPAFAATIPFVLFFAFQLKFAVITPALITGSFAERVRFKGYLAFMVLFSLFIYCPLAHWTWHPEGFLRQWGVLDFAGGTVVHISAGIAALAGAMVLGRRSTHVRQSSFSTPNVPYVMLGTGLLWFGWFGFNAGSSLGANDIAALSFVNTTLASGAALIAWMLIETLWGGKPTALGACIGAVVGLVAITPAAGYVQSGHSIFIGVVSSLISYAAVHWKNSRTTLDDTLDVFPCHGLGGIVGMLLTGVFADKVGLIHGSATTFGYHVLALAIVVAFTFVGSWILLKITAAIFGLRVKPADEELGLDLSQHEESTYHVDEEYERTYRKASAQHEPEPERELISR, encoded by the coding sequence ATGTCTTCCCCCTCTACTCTGCGACCAAGCTACACCCTGTTTTCGCTGTTTGCGTTGGTAGCCATTAGTTTAGTGGTAGCGCTGGTGCCCATGGAGCACCCCGCCGCTGCGCCCGACTCGCTGAACGGCGCCGATGTGGCCTGGATGCTCACCGCCACCGCCCTCGTATTGATCATGACGCCGGGCCTGTCGTTTTTCTACGGTGGTATGGTGCGCCCCAAGAACATTATCAGCACCATGCTCCAGAGCTTCGTGGCGATGGGCGTTATCACGGTGCTTTTCTATCTAGTAGGTTTTTCACTGGCCTACGGCGACTCCTGGCACGGGCTGATTGGTAACCCCTTCACCTTTATGGCCCTCCGCAACGTAGGCACTGCGCCCAACCCGGCGTTTGCGGCTACCATTCCGTTTGTGCTATTCTTCGCGTTTCAATTGAAGTTTGCCGTCATCACTCCGGCACTCATTACCGGCTCGTTTGCCGAGCGCGTGCGCTTCAAGGGGTATCTGGCGTTTATGGTGCTGTTTAGCTTATTTATCTACTGCCCGTTGGCTCACTGGACCTGGCACCCCGAAGGCTTCCTGCGGCAGTGGGGCGTGCTCGACTTTGCTGGGGGTACCGTAGTGCACATCTCGGCCGGTATTGCGGCCCTGGCCGGGGCCATGGTGCTGGGGCGCCGCTCTACGCACGTGCGTCAAAGCTCCTTCTCGACACCTAATGTACCCTACGTGATGCTGGGCACTGGTCTGTTGTGGTTTGGCTGGTTTGGCTTTAATGCTGGTTCCTCGCTGGGTGCCAACGACATAGCCGCTCTTTCCTTTGTGAATACTACGCTGGCTTCGGGTGCGGCTCTTATTGCCTGGATGCTGATTGAAACCCTTTGGGGCGGCAAGCCCACAGCGCTGGGTGCCTGCATTGGGGCGGTGGTTGGTCTGGTGGCCATTACGCCCGCTGCCGGCTACGTGCAGAGCGGACACAGCATCTTTATCGGTGTTGTCTCTTCGCTGATCAGCTACGCTGCCGTGCACTGGAAGAACAGCCGCACTACCCTCGACGACACGCTCGACGTGTTCCCCTGCCACGGCTTAGGCGGTATTGTGGGCATGCTGCTCACAGGTGTGTTTGCCGATAAGGTAGGGCTGATTCACGGGTCGGCTACCACGTTTGGCTACCACGTGCTGGCGCTGGCTATCGTCGTTGCCTTCACCTTTGTGGGTTCCTGGATTCTATTGAAAATAACGGCTGCCATCTTCGGGCTGCGTGTGAAGCCTGCCGACGAAGAGCTGGGCCTCGACCTAAGCCAGCACGAAGAATCCACCTACCATGTGGATGAGGAATATGAGCGTACCTATCGCAAAGCGTCGGCGCAGCATGAGCCGGAGCCGGAACGGGAGCTGATTTCTCGGTAA
- a CDS encoding tetratricopeptide repeat protein, protein MPVTHWTERILLLLRQERAPQAEQELRQMLHHDPNDALAHGWLGMALLEQNKLEEGQQEAELAVHLAPEYDFAYYLLSLAHLRQHRPQEAQQAIEQALALDPADPNYHHTLGIIRFRRGQWEAALRAAETGLRFDPTHIDCLGLRGRALARLGRRSDAADTLQEALRHDPDAAGTHADAGWVALEAGRPKQALGYFREALRLHPTSDYAREGLVEALKSRYWLYRGFLKFAYWSTTLGDGARRVLFIGLWVLARFVPLLLPLYLLLVFMSWFADPLFNSLLRLNSYGRHALSPDQIRLSNQFLVLLLGGTAAVVGGLLGQLPAVELLGIVTLGLLFPVVGAWRLLLPKRQRQSMWFAGGLAVVGLIAVGLVALGLPQTYVTPALALYFGGLVVYVWTYALR, encoded by the coding sequence ATGCCCGTCACCCACTGGACCGAACGCATCTTGTTGCTGCTACGTCAGGAGCGCGCCCCACAGGCCGAGCAGGAGTTGCGCCAGATGCTGCACCACGACCCCAACGACGCGCTGGCCCACGGTTGGCTGGGCATGGCCTTGCTGGAGCAGAACAAGCTGGAGGAGGGTCAGCAGGAAGCAGAGCTGGCCGTTCATCTGGCGCCGGAATACGATTTTGCGTATTACTTGCTCAGCCTGGCCCATCTGCGTCAGCACCGCCCACAGGAAGCGCAGCAGGCCATTGAACAAGCTCTGGCCTTGGATCCCGCTGACCCCAACTACCACCACACGCTGGGCATCATCCGGTTTCGGCGGGGACAGTGGGAGGCAGCCCTACGCGCCGCCGAAACTGGCTTGCGCTTCGACCCTACCCACATCGACTGCCTGGGGCTGCGCGGCCGAGCACTAGCCCGCCTGGGCCGCCGCTCCGACGCCGCCGACACCCTCCAGGAAGCTCTACGCCACGACCCCGACGCGGCCGGCACCCACGCCGATGCCGGCTGGGTGGCCTTGGAAGCCGGCCGGCCGAAACAGGCACTGGGGTATTTCCGCGAAGCCCTGCGCCTGCACCCTACCTCCGACTACGCCCGCGAAGGGCTGGTAGAAGCCCTAAAATCTCGCTACTGGTTGTACCGCGGCTTCCTCAAGTTTGCCTATTGGTCTACCACGCTGGGCGACGGCGCCCGTCGGGTGCTGTTTATCGGGCTGTGGGTGCTGGCGCGGTTCGTGCCGCTGCTGCTGCCCCTGTATTTGTTGCTGGTGTTCATGAGCTGGTTTGCCGATCCGCTGTTCAACTCTCTGCTGCGTCTCAATAGCTACGGCCGCCACGCCCTTAGCCCCGACCAAATACGCCTATCGAATCAGTTTTTGGTGCTGTTGCTGGGCGGAACGGCGGCCGTGGTGGGCGGCTTGCTAGGGCAGTTGCCAGCCGTAGAACTCCTGGGCATTGTCACGCTGGGGCTGCTGTTTCCGGTGGTAGGCGCGTGGCGTCTGCTATTGCCCAAGCGTCAGCGTCAGTCGATGTGGTTTGCAGGTGGCCTGGCGGTGGTAGGACTTATAGCCGTTGGGCTCGTGGCCCTCGGCCTACCCCAAACCTACGTTACCCCTGCGCTGGCCTTATATTTCGGCGGCTTGGTGGTGTACGTGTGGACGTATGCGTTACGGTAG